The nucleotide sequence AGCTTCACGGCGTGGGCGCGGGCCTCCTTCATGAACCGCACCGACGTGGCGAGCGCCTGGTCGGGGCCGGACTCGTAGGACCCGAACGGCAGGTCGGCCACGACGAGCGCGCGGGCGGCCGAGGCGGCGACCGCGCGCGCCAACGGGATGAGCTCGTCCACCGTGACCGGGACGGTCGTGTCGTACCCGAGCACGGTGTTGCCGGCGGAGTCGCCGACGAGCAGGAAGTCAACGCCGGCCTCGTCGAACACGCCGGCCGTGAGCATGTCGTAGCTCGTGAGCCCCGTGATCTTGAGGCCCTGCTCCTTCGCCCGGGCGAAGTGCCGGATCCTGACCCTCTTCGGCGGTCCGGCGGGCTCGCTCGGGAGGCGGGCGGGATCGGACGGGGAGACGGCAGCGTCGGGGCTCTGCATGCCTCGGAGTCTACGGCCGGCCCCGCGCGCGCTCGGCCCGACCCCTGGTCAGCCGGTAGGTTGGACTCCGACGAGAGGGTGGTGGATGGACAAGCAGCGTGACTTCGTCCTGCGGACGATCGAGGAGCGCGGGATCAAGTTCGTGCGCCTGTGGTTCACCGACGTGACCGGCACGCTGAAGTCGGTGGCGATCGCCCCGGCCGAGGTCGAGGGGGCGTTCGCCGAGGGCCTCGGGTTCGACGGCTCGGCCATCGAGGGCCTCACCCGCTCGTACGAGGCCGACATGCTGGCCCACCCGGATCCGACGACGTTCCAGATCCTCCCGTGGCGCGGCGAGATCGACCCCACCGCGCGCATGTTCTGCGACATCTCGACGCCGGACGGGCAGCCCGCCATCGCGGATCCCCGCAACGTCCTCAAGCGCACGCTCGAGAAGGCGGCGGACCGCGGCTTCACCTTCTACACGCACCCCGAGATCGAGTTCTACCTCCTCAAGTCGAGCGAGTTCGGCGTCGACGGCCCCGAGCCGGTGGACGCGGCCGGCTACTTCGACAACGTCCCCGGCGGCACGGCGCACGACTTCCGCCGCCGCTCGGTGCGCATGCTCGAGGACCTCGGGATCTCGGTCGAGTTCAGCCACCACGAGGCGGGCCCCGGCCAGAACGAGATCGACCTCCGCTACGCGGACGCCCTCACCACGGCCGACAACATCATGACGTTCCGCACGGTCATCAAGGAGGTGGCGATCGAGCAGGGCGTCTACGCGACGTTCATGCCGAAGCCCCTCGCAGCGCACCCCGGCAGCGGGATGCACACGCACATGTCGCTCTTCGAGGGTGACGTCAACGCGTTCTACGCGTCCGGCGCCGAGTACCAGCTCTCCACCATCGGCCGCCAGTTCATCGCGGGCCTCCTCAAGCACGCCCCGGAGATCACGGCCGTCACGAACCAGTTCGTGAACTCGTACAAGCGCCTGTGGGGCGGCGGCGAGGCGCCGAGCTTCGTGACGTGGGGCCACAACAACCGCTCCGCGCTCGTGCGGGTGCCGCTGTACAAGCCCAACAAGGGCAACAGCTCCCGCGTCGAGTACCGCGCCATCGACTCCGCGGCGAACCCGTACCTCTCCTTCTCGCTCATGCTGGCCGCGGGCCTCAAGGGCATCGAGGAGGGCTACGAGCTGCCCGCCGAGGCGGAGGACAACGTGTGGACCCTGAGCGACGCCGAGCGCCGCGCCCTCGGGTACGCGCCGCTGCCGTCGAGCCTCGACCACGCGATCCAGCTCATGGAGCGCTCCGAGCTCGTCGCCGAGACGCTGGGGGAGCAGGTGTTCAACTACGTCCTGCTCAACAAGCGGCAGGAGTGGCGCGACTACCGCGCTCAGGTGACGCCGTACGAGCTGCGCTCCAACCTCGAGATGCTCTGATCCGGATCCCCGCCAGGAGCATCACGACCGACATCCGACGACGAGGCCGGAGCGAGCCATGAGACGTGGGCAGACGCTGCTCGGCGCCCTCGCGCGCGCGGGCTTCGCACGTCTCAGCGAGGTCGGCGAGGCCCTCGAGGAGGCCGCGGAGCTGTCCGGATGGGCCGAGGCAGAACTCGTGGAGGCGCTGCACTCCAGCGCGGACCCGGACGGGGCGCTCGATGCCCTCGTCCGACTGCTCCGCGAGGACCCCGAGCGCACGCGCGCCGTCCTCGCCGACCCCGACGCCCGCCACCGGCTGGCGCGGGTGCTCGGTTCGTCGCGCGGCCTCGCCGAGTTCCTCACACGCCACACGGACGAGCTCGAGGCTTTCGCCCGTCCGCTGGAGGGCATGCCCACGCCGGCCGACGTCCGCACCTGCATGCTGGGGTCGGTCCACGCGGTCGACGGCGTGGCGGGGATCACCGGCACGCCCGCGCGGACGGCCCTGCGGATCCGCTACCGCGCGCTCGTGGCGCGCGTCGCGGCGTGGGACCTCGTGCACCCCGATCCGCTCGCGGCCGTGCGACCCGTGACCGCCGCCCTGGCAGACCTCGCCGGCGCGGCCCTCGAGGCGTCGCTCGCCGTCGCCCGGGCGGAGCTGTCCGCGCCCGGCAGCTTCGGCCGCGCGCGACCCGAGGAGATCGCCGCGACGCGCCTCGCCGTCATCGGCATGGGCAAGGCCGGCGCCCGCGAGCTCAACTACGTCAGCGACGTCGACGTCATCTTCGTGGCCGAGGCGGCGACCGACGCGGACGGCCGGACGGTGATCGAGCCGTCCCGCGCGGTCGAGCTCGCGACGCGCCTGGCCGTGCTGACCATGCGCGGCATCGACGAGCACGAGATCGAGCCGGCCCTCTGGGAGGTCGACGCCAACCTCCGCCCCGAGGGGAAGGCCGGCGCGCTCGTCCGCACGCTCGACTCGCATCTCGCGTACTACGAACGATGGGCGAAGGACTGGGAGTTCCAGGCGCTGCTCAAGGCCCGGCCCCTGGCCGGCGACGCCGAGCTGGGGGAGCGGTATGCCGACGCGGTCGCGCCGCTGGTCTGGTCGAGCGCCTCCCGGGAGGGATTCGTGGGACAGGTCCAGCGCATGCGCACGCGCGTCACCGACAACATCCCCGCCGACCAGCTGCACCAGCAGATCAAGCTCGGGCCGGGCGGGATCCGCGACATCGAGTTCACGGTGCAGCTCCTCCAGCTCGTGCACGGCCAGGGCGACGAGGCCGTCCGGGACCGCAGCACGCTCGCGGCGCTGGTGGCCCTCGCGGACGCCGGCTACATCGGGCGCACGGAGGCCGGCGAGTTCGCGAAGGACTACCGCTACCTCCGCCTCCTCGAGCACCGGCTGCAGCTGGAGCAGCTGCGGCGCACGCACCTCATGCCCACGGACGAGGAGCGGTTGCGGATACTCGCGCGCAGCACCGGCCTGGACGGCCGCGCGGAGGAGCTCACGGCCCGGTGGACCGCCACGAAGACCGCCGTCCGCACGCTGCACGAGCGCCTCTTCTACCGGCCCCTCCTCGCGGCGGTCGCGTCGCTGCCCGAGGAGTCGCTCGCGCTCACCAGCGACCAGGCCGCCGCCCGTCTGTCCGCCATCGGATTCGTCGACGCGCGCGGGGCGCTCGCGCACATCCGCGCGCTGACGCAGGGGGTGTCGCGCAGCTCCGCCATCCAGCGCCACCTGCTCCCCGTGCTCCTGCAGTGGTTCGCCGACGGCCCGGATCCCGACCACGGCCTGCTCGCGTTCCGCCGGCTCAGCGAGGCGCTGGGGGAGTCGAACTGGTTCCTCCGGATGCTCCGGGACTCGGCCGGTGCCGCGCAGCGCCTCGCGCAGGTGCTCTCGGGATCCCGCTTCGTGTCGGAGCTGCTGGACCGCGTGCCCGAGACCGCCGCGTGGCTCGCGCGCGACGAGGACCTGCGCCCGCGCACCTGGAAGGCCCTCGAGGAGGAGGCCGTCGCCACGGTGAACCGGCATCCCACACCCGATGCCGCTGCGGCCGCGTTGCGCACCCTCCGCCGCCGCGAGGTCCTCCGCCTCGCCATCGGCGCGATCGTGGGCGTCACGCACGTCGAGACGCTCGGACCGTCCCTGGCCGACATCACTACGGCGACCCTCCGGGGGGTCATGCGCGCCATCCGCCGCGAGGACGGTCCCTGGCCAGAGTTCGCCGTGGTCGCGATGGGCCGATACGGCGGCGCGGAGCTCGGCTTCGGTTCCGACGCCGACGTCATGTACGTGTTCCGCCCGATCGCCGGCATGGATCCCGAGCTGGCCCAACGCCGCGCCCAGCTCATCGTCTCCGAGCTGACGCGCCTCACGGAGGACTCCCGCCTCCCGCTCGACCTCGACACCGGCCTGCGGCCCGAGGGACGCAACGGGCCCGTTGTGCGCTCGTTCGCGTCCTACCGCGCCTACTACGAGCGATGGTCCCTCACGTGGGAGGCGCAGGCGCTGCTCCGCGCACGCGGCGTCGTCGGCGACAGCGGCCTCATCGCCGACTTCACATCCCTCGCCGACCGCATCCGCTACCCGGAGGCCATCGGCGACTCGGACGTGCGCGAGATCAAGCGCATCAAGGCGCGCGTGGAGAACGAGCGGCTCCCGCAGGGTGCGGATCCCACGCGGCACCTGAAGCTCGGCCGCGGATCGCTCAGCGACGTGGAGTGGCTGGTGCAGCTGATCCAGCTGCAGCACGCGCACGCGCATCCCGCCCTGCGCACGCCGACCACCCTCGGGGCGCTCGACGCCGCCGTGGAGGCGCACCTCGTGGCCGAGGACGACGCGGCGCGTCTGCGGGACGCCTGGCTCCTCGCGTCGCGGGTGCGCTCCGCGATGACGCTCTGGACGAATCGCACGGCCGACGTCCTGCCCGCGGAGCGCGCCGCGCTCGACGCCATCGCGAGGCTCCTCGAGTACCCGCCCGGATCCGCGTCCGTGCTCGAGGAGGAGTACCTCGGCGTCACGCGCCGCTCCCGTGCCGTCTTCGAGCGCCTGTTCTACGGGGTCGACGATCAGCCGGATCCGCGCGGCGCCTGACGCCCTCGGATCCTCTTCACCGACGACGACGGGCCGCCCTCCCGGAGGAGGACGGCCCGTCCATCACGCACCCGATGCGGGTGCCGACCGGATCAGACGCCGTAGTACAGCTCGAACTCGAACGGGTGCGGGCGCTGCGCGAGGGGCTTGATCTCCATCTCGCGCTTGTACTCGATCCACGTCTCGATGAGGTCGGGCGTGAACACGTTGCCCGCGGTGAGGAACTCGTGGTCGGCCTCGAGCGCCTCGAGCGCCGCGCCGAGCGACGCGGGGACCTGGGGGATGTTCTTCGCCTCCTCGGGCGGGAGCTCGTAGAGGTCCTTGTCGACGGGCTCGTGCGGCTCGATGCGGTTCTTGATGCCGTCGATGCCCGCCATGAGCTGCGCCGCGAACGCGAGGTACGGGTTGCTCGACGCGTCGGGCGCGCGGAACTCGATGCGCTTCGCCTTCGGGTTCGTGCCCGTGATCGGGATCCGGATCGACGCCGAGCGGTTGCCCGCCGAGTAGACCAGGTTGACGGGCGCCTCGAAGCCGGGCACGAGACGGTGGTAGGAGTTCACCGTCGGGTTCGTGAACGCGAGGATCGCGGGCGCGTGCTTGAGGATGCCGCCGATGTACCAGCGCGCCACATCCGACAGGCCGCCGTAGCCGGCCTCGTCGTAGAACAGCGGCTTGCCGTCGTTCCACAGCGACTGGTGCGTGTGCATGCCCGAGCCGTTGTCGCCGAAGAGCGGCTTCGGCATGAACGTGGCCGTCTTGCCCCACTGCTCGGCCGTGTTCTTGACGATGTACTTGAACTTCAGGATGTCATCCGCCGCGTGGACCATCGTGTCGAAGCGGTAGTTGATCTCGGCCTGTCCGCCCGTGCCCACCTCGTGGTGCGCGCGCTCGAGGATGAGGCCGGCGTCGATCAGCTTGAGGCTGATGTCGTCGCGGAGGTCGGCCTGCTTGTCGACGGGGCTGACGGGGAAGTAGCCGCCCTTGTACGGCGTCTTGTTGCCGAGGTTGCCGCCCTCCTCCTCGCGTCCCGAGTTCCAGGCACCCTCCTCGGAGTCGACCGAGTAGAAGCTCGTGTGCTGGTTCACCTCGTAGCGGACGTCGTCGAAGATGTAGAACTCGGCCTCGGGCGCGAAGAACGCGGTGTCGGCGATGCCGGACGCGGCGAGGAACTTCTCGGCCTTCTTGGCCACCTGGCGCGGGTCGCGGGCGTAGATCTCGCCGTTGCGAGGGTTGTAGATGTCGAACACCATGATGAGGGTGCGCTCGATGCGGAACGGGTCGATGTACGCCGTCGTCACGTCGGGGATGAGCTGCATGTCCGACTCGTGGATGCTCGCGAAGCCGCGGATGGACGATCCGTCGAACAGCTGGCCGACGGAGAAGAACTCCTCGTCGACGGTGGATGCGGGGATGTTGAAGTGCTGCTGCACCCCGGGCAGGTCGGTGAACCGGATATCGAGGAACTTGACGTCGGTGTCCTTGATGAACGCGAGCACCTCGGATGAGTCTCTGAACATGTGGTGTCTCCAAAAGGGGGCCGGAGCGGATGAGACTGACGGTTTCAGCCTCTCCGACCCTAGGGGGAAGGGGTTACCTCGCCATAACCGCCGTGTTTCCGCGATGTTACGCGGGCTGTCCCGGGCGAGTCGGCGACGGCTCCCAGGTCGGCGCGACCAGGGGATCCGCGTCACGCGCGCCTAGGATCGCAGGGTGTCCGCGACTCCCCAGAACCCCGACCTCGGCGACCCCGGCCGCAACCGCTGGCCGGGGGAGCGTCTCGGGCTGCCGGAGCGCGGGCGGGGCTCCGTCGCCCGCGCGGGTCGGCGCATCGTGGGCATCTGCATCGACTGGGCCCTCGCCGTTCTGGTGTCCTGGGCCTTCTTCGCGTACGACTCCACGGCGACGCTCGCGATCTTCGCGGTGATGCAGTACGTCCTCATCGTCACCCTCGGCGGGAGCGTCGGCCACGTCGTGCTGGGCATGCGCGTACGGCCGCTCACGGGCGGGTACGTGTCCCTGTGGCGACCCGCCCTCCGCACCGTGCTGCTGTGCCTGGTCGTCCCCGCGGTGGTGTGGAACGCCGACCAGCGGGGCCTCCACGACGTGTTCTCGGGCACGGTGCTGGTGCGCACGTCCTGACCGCCTCGTCGAGTCGCGAAGAGCGTCAGCCGGGCTCGCACCCGAGGTACACGAGCTCCGGGTCGACCCCGCCGAGCACCACCCGCGCGGGGGATCCCGCGCGGACGGCGCCGAGCTCGCGGCTCTCGGTCTCCCGCCCGTCGTCGGAGCGCCCGGTGGTGACCTCGAAGCGGACGAGCGCCGCGCTGCAGTCCTCCGGCGCGGTCATGTCGAGGAGCGTGCACGACGTCGTGTCGATGCACTCGCTCGCGCGGGACGCGGGATCGTCGACGGTCACGACGGTCGCCCCCTGGGTGAGGTCGGCGCCGACCGTCGTGAAACGCGCCCGCGTCGAGTCCTGGAAGCTCACCACGACCACCAGCACGCCGGCCAATGCGCAGACCGCAGCGATCGACGGCCCGAGACCCCGGCGGGCCCGCTCGCGTCGAGAGCGCCCGTAGGGCGACAGTCGCTCCGCCTGCGGCTGCGGCCGGGGCGGGTCCGAGCGCACCGGCTCGCGACGGGGATCCGTGCGGCCCCCACCTGCGGGTCCCGAGGAGTGCGCGCCCGTCCGCTGGCGGAGGAGCAGGGCGTCCCGGGCCAGCGTCAGCTGGACGAAGCGCTCGTGCGCGGCCTTGAGCTGCTGGGGCGTCGCACCAGCCAGGCGATCGGGGTGGGTCTCGCGCGCTCGTCTGACATAGGCACGACTGACGGTGGGACGGTCGGCATCTGCGGCGACACCGAGCAGCGCCGCAGCGGAGGCCTGGTCCATGGGCTCAGTCTGCGCCGGGCACGGTGACGGCGCAATCGACGCGCGACCCGAGGATCAGCGTGCCCGCGACGGGCGGACCTTGAACGGGTCGACGCCCTTGGGGATCGGCATGCTGTTCTGCCCCAGCGAGGTGAGTCGGTTGTTCACGGCCAGGACCTCGGCCTTGGTGATGGTGCGGGGGAACCGCTGCAGGCGACCGGCCAGCTTGTGCAGCTCGACGGAGTCCGCGTCGGGGCCGACGAACACGAAGTGCACGGGGACGTTCGGGAGCACGCGGGCGATCTTCCGACGCTCGTCCTCGAGCATGCGCGTGGTACGGCTCTTCGGTCCCTCGCCGATGAGGGCGACGCCGGGACGCCCCACGGCGCGGTAGACGGCGTCCTGCGACTTGCCGTTGACGGCGACCGGCATCTCGCTGCCGACCCATCCGCGCTTCAGCGAGCTGCGCAGGACCACGCCGACGGCGCCCGGCTGGCCCTTGATCTGCAGGTACGCCGCACGCTCGGCCTTGCGTCCGAGGACGATGAGGAAGGCGAGGATGCCCGCGAACACGCCCGCGATGACGAACAGGATGCCCGTCAACCACGCGCCGCCGGTCGCGAAGATCGCCAGCAGGACGCCGATGACGATGGGACCCAGCAGTGCCAGGAGCATCCACCAGACCGAGCTCTTGTCGTACCGCCGGGTCATCTGGAAGACCTGCCACATCTGCTTGATGCGGCCGGGTTCCTTGGGTGCCTTCGGAGAGGCTGTCTTGCGGGCCATGGTGCTCAGGATACCGGTGCGCGGGCTGCAGCCGGAACGGCCGAGGGGGATCGCGCCTCGTCCTGCCCCTCACAGGCCCGTGGAGCGGACGTGATCCCCAGGGGCAGCCCTCGTCTCCCCTCTCTGCCCGCCTCCCCGCACACTCCCGGGACGGGCAC is from Clavibacter sp. A6099 and encodes:
- a CDS encoding glutamine synthetase family protein, translated to MDKQRDFVLRTIEERGIKFVRLWFTDVTGTLKSVAIAPAEVEGAFAEGLGFDGSAIEGLTRSYEADMLAHPDPTTFQILPWRGEIDPTARMFCDISTPDGQPAIADPRNVLKRTLEKAADRGFTFYTHPEIEFYLLKSSEFGVDGPEPVDAAGYFDNVPGGTAHDFRRRSVRMLEDLGISVEFSHHEAGPGQNEIDLRYADALTTADNIMTFRTVIKEVAIEQGVYATFMPKPLAAHPGSGMHTHMSLFEGDVNAFYASGAEYQLSTIGRQFIAGLLKHAPEITAVTNQFVNSYKRLWGGGEAPSFVTWGHNNRSALVRVPLYKPNKGNSSRVEYRAIDSAANPYLSFSLMLAAGLKGIEEGYELPAEAEDNVWTLSDAERRALGYAPLPSSLDHAIQLMERSELVAETLGEQVFNYVLLNKRQEWRDYRAQVTPYELRSNLEML
- a CDS encoding bifunctional [glutamine synthetase] adenylyltransferase/[glutamine synthetase]-adenylyl-L-tyrosine phosphorylase, with the translated sequence MRRGQTLLGALARAGFARLSEVGEALEEAAELSGWAEAELVEALHSSADPDGALDALVRLLREDPERTRAVLADPDARHRLARVLGSSRGLAEFLTRHTDELEAFARPLEGMPTPADVRTCMLGSVHAVDGVAGITGTPARTALRIRYRALVARVAAWDLVHPDPLAAVRPVTAALADLAGAALEASLAVARAELSAPGSFGRARPEEIAATRLAVIGMGKAGARELNYVSDVDVIFVAEAATDADGRTVIEPSRAVELATRLAVLTMRGIDEHEIEPALWEVDANLRPEGKAGALVRTLDSHLAYYERWAKDWEFQALLKARPLAGDAELGERYADAVAPLVWSSASREGFVGQVQRMRTRVTDNIPADQLHQQIKLGPGGIRDIEFTVQLLQLVHGQGDEAVRDRSTLAALVALADAGYIGRTEAGEFAKDYRYLRLLEHRLQLEQLRRTHLMPTDEERLRILARSTGLDGRAEELTARWTATKTAVRTLHERLFYRPLLAAVASLPEESLALTSDQAAARLSAIGFVDARGALAHIRALTQGVSRSSAIQRHLLPVLLQWFADGPDPDHGLLAFRRLSEALGESNWFLRMLRDSAGAAQRLAQVLSGSRFVSELLDRVPETAAWLARDEDLRPRTWKALEEEAVATVNRHPTPDAAAAALRTLRRREVLRLAIGAIVGVTHVETLGPSLADITTATLRGVMRAIRREDGPWPEFAVVAMGRYGGAELGFGSDADVMYVFRPIAGMDPELAQRRAQLIVSELTRLTEDSRLPLDLDTGLRPEGRNGPVVRSFASYRAYYERWSLTWEAQALLRARGVVGDSGLIADFTSLADRIRYPEAIGDSDVREIKRIKARVENERLPQGADPTRHLKLGRGSLSDVEWLVQLIQLQHAHAHPALRTPTTLGALDAAVEAHLVAEDDAARLRDAWLLASRVRSAMTLWTNRTADVLPAERAALDAIARLLEYPPGSASVLEEEYLGVTRRSRAVFERLFYGVDDQPDPRGA
- the glnA gene encoding type I glutamate--ammonia ligase produces the protein MFRDSSEVLAFIKDTDVKFLDIRFTDLPGVQQHFNIPASTVDEEFFSVGQLFDGSSIRGFASIHESDMQLIPDVTTAYIDPFRIERTLIMVFDIYNPRNGEIYARDPRQVAKKAEKFLAASGIADTAFFAPEAEFYIFDDVRYEVNQHTSFYSVDSEEGAWNSGREEEGGNLGNKTPYKGGYFPVSPVDKQADLRDDISLKLIDAGLILERAHHEVGTGGQAEINYRFDTMVHAADDILKFKYIVKNTAEQWGKTATFMPKPLFGDNGSGMHTHQSLWNDGKPLFYDEAGYGGLSDVARWYIGGILKHAPAILAFTNPTVNSYHRLVPGFEAPVNLVYSAGNRSASIRIPITGTNPKAKRIEFRAPDASSNPYLAFAAQLMAGIDGIKNRIEPHEPVDKDLYELPPEEAKNIPQVPASLGAALEALEADHEFLTAGNVFTPDLIETWIEYKREMEIKPLAQRPHPFEFELYYGV
- a CDS encoding RDD family protein, giving the protein MSATPQNPDLGDPGRNRWPGERLGLPERGRGSVARAGRRIVGICIDWALAVLVSWAFFAYDSTATLAIFAVMQYVLIVTLGGSVGHVVLGMRVRPLTGGYVSLWRPALRTVLLCLVVPAVVWNADQRGLHDVFSGTVLVRTS
- a CDS encoding J domain-containing protein; amino-acid sequence: MDQASAAALLGVAADADRPTVSRAYVRRARETHPDRLAGATPQQLKAAHERFVQLTLARDALLLRQRTGAHSSGPAGGGRTDPRREPVRSDPPRPQPQAERLSPYGRSRRERARRGLGPSIAAVCALAGVLVVVVSFQDSTRARFTTVGADLTQGATVVTVDDPASRASECIDTTSCTLLDMTAPEDCSAALVRFEVTTGRSDDGRETESRELGAVRAGSPARVVLGGVDPELVYLGCEPG
- a CDS encoding DUF4191 domain-containing protein is translated as MARKTASPKAPKEPGRIKQMWQVFQMTRRYDKSSVWWMLLALLGPIVIGVLLAIFATGGAWLTGILFVIAGVFAGILAFLIVLGRKAERAAYLQIKGQPGAVGVVLRSSLKRGWVGSEMPVAVNGKSQDAVYRAVGRPGVALIGEGPKSRTTRMLEDERRKIARVLPNVPVHFVFVGPDADSVELHKLAGRLQRFPRTITKAEVLAVNNRLTSLGQNSMPIPKGVDPFKVRPSRAR